The Enterobacter mori genomic interval GGTCCCCGCCTGAGGCAGAAGTGCGTTATCCGGCATCATCTGCACCCCATAAATAGACGGAATACTGAAGCGGCTGTTGGCCACGTTAATCTGGCCGCCCTGCACCATCACGCCATAATCGGTAAAGGTGCGCTGGGCGTAGGTATAAAGTGAATCAACGTCAAAGCTTTGATCGCTACCGTCGCTGATGAACTGTGTGCTACGTACAATCCAGTCCCCGGCATTAAAGCCCAGTTCAAAGGTTGACTGAAAACGATCTGCATTCACATCGTCAAACTGATTATGGGTGCCGAACATGGAGTAATTCAGCATTGCCGCACGCCCGCCGCGCACTTCCGCATACTGACGCCCAAAATTAGGATCTAACGCTTCCGGTGGAACGACAACCGATATCTCTTCGATATCCGGGGAAGACTCAATCGTCGAGCCAGACCAGTATTGATGAATTTTAGGACAGGTGCCGCGTCTGGTTTTTTTAAGCAAACCGGCATTTTCCAAAAACTCGCTATCAATACAGGGCGAACCTTCTTCATCAAATTTTACCGGCATAAGGCTACGCTGCTTGCCGTTAATATTTACGGTGACGTTATGGTAGCCGGGAGCAAAACGAGGAGACACGGAGTAGTAATCAGCTATTGTAGGATCAAGGCCCTGATTTTTTAATGCATCGGTATCAAATATCGCCCTTGCCAAATCTACCGATTCATTTGCGGAAGGATTTATTTCCGCTCGGATACTGAAAGCCAGCGCCGTAAGGCAAAATGCCAGCATTCCCTTTTTACAGGAAACCTTTAACATAACTACTCCATGTGCTGTTAAATTTGCGGTTGTTATTTCAGTTCGGCAATATAACTCTGCGCTTTATAGCCATAACGTGTAGCAGGGTATATTTCAATTTGCTTTTCTAACGACGTGACTTTTCCTTTAAAGCTGGCCGTTATTTTTTCGCCCGGTAATATATAGGTTTTAGGAAACGCTACAAAACTACCCGAGGGTATTAACTTTGCTTTTTGCTCCATACGTACAACGTAAGGCGTTTTGTTCTCAACAGTAACGTTCCCATTACTGATTTGCCAGGTCAGATCCTTCCAGGGTTCCAGATTAACCGCCAGTCCTGCCGGACGGATAATAACGGGAAGATTCTGACTAAAGCTCACTTTGACTTTATTTTTCTCACGCTGGGGAATGGCGGTAAAAATAACGCGCTTTAAATGTTCCACTTTTAGCGGTTCAACGCTGCTTTTCAGCACAAAGCGCACGCGCTGGGTTTTGCCTGCATCCACGCGTACCACAGGCTGCGTCACAATCAGGCCGGGTTTTGGGTCATCGGGTAAATCAATCAGTTTGGTATACAGCAGCTGTGCGTCGCCGTCCGTGTTTTTGACGTCCATGCTGGCGCCCTGCTCGTCTTCTTTCACAATCAACAATGACGTTTCTGGTACCATTCCGGCAGCCAAAATATTAAACGAGGCTAGCAAACAAGCGCAAATCAGCGTTCTGGTTAAAAGCAGCATAATATTAGTCCATTAATATTGTAATAACACTCCACTGACGTGGAGTGTTTACGATAACGCTATTACAGATAAACCAGCTCAACGTTGGTTAAACCATCCAGCGTCGCTTCATCGGTAACATGGAGATCATTGGTTGGGTTGATCTGCGCCATAATGCCAACGGTAAAATTGACCTGTTTCTGCGCAACAGGTGAAGTGCCGTTTGATACATTGGTGAAAGAGTACGTCTCACTTTTATCCGTCACAACTTGCAGATAATGACTTCCGGATTTATCTCCCCAACCTGAAGTTGCACTTGCATCAGTCGCGAAAATTGGGTAAAGATTTTCACCCTTATCATTGGTTACAGTACCCGCATCCTTCTGAATGCCCATTGAATAAGCACCAATCTTCTTATCGTTATACATACCCAGGCCAGAGGTGAATTTAACCTGAAGAGCAAAATCAGTATCAGGATAAGCGATCGGCAGGGTTGCCGTTGGCGCGGAATCAGCATGCGCATCGTTGAAGGTCACACCAATACGGGTGGCTTCTTCGCAGGTGATCGTAATTGGGATAGTTTTCAGATCCGGGAGGGCCGTCATCGTAGTATCATTCAATGATGCCACTTTAATGGTGCCGAAATCAGCAATACCACCACCGCTGGTGAATGTCGGCGTACAGGAGGCTGGCACAATTTTACCGGTAACCCGAATATCAACACTGGATGCCGCCATTGCAGAAGACGCTGTTACAGCCAGCACGGAGGCCAGCAACCCTTTTTTAAACATCGCGTTCATTTTATTTCCTTATATAAGTGAAAAACAAAATAAACCAGATAATGGATATCTGGCTCGGGGGTTATTACTTCAAATATTTTATTTTTTGAAAAATAGCATCTCAGATAAACCCAATCAATACTTCAAAATTCTTTTAGGATTTACGCCTGAGGAATTCCTTAAAACCCAAGATCAATTATATTTAAATTGAATATAAAACCGGTAACAGAGAACCAAAAAGGCACGATGCATTCATTTTAATGATACACGCCACAAACTGGTCTGACCTTATATTTGAATTGTGTATAGGAGTGGTGAATTTCAAACAAAATTAACGAAAGAGGAGAAACGTTTACAGTTAGTGTTTCGTTAGCCAGGAATAGACAGGATGATATGCGGGGAATTCGGAGAAGGAACAGCAGAAAGGAAACCTGTCCCCGCTCCGAAGAGCCAGGGACAGCGGCTGTACGGCTTATTTGTTCAGTTCTGCCGTCATGTGTACGCGGTTACCGGAGAACGCCTGGGTAATCTTGTAAGAGGACGCGCCCGCTTCCTGAGCCTGTGCAGCAATTTTGGCTTCTGCGCCATCAAGGGTAGAGGCAGATGCTGTCACTGTTTGCGCAGCGAAAGAACCGAAAGAAGCAGCCAGAGCGATTACAGCGACAAAAGTTTTGATGCTTTTCATGATATAAACCCTTTCATTAAGTTGTTTAGGTAAGGCACCGTGCCTTGATGAGATAAATACTAGACCTCATCCCGAACAACTAAAAGCGGAAGGATTTGCTATTCTCTTTCAAAATTACTGATCAACAATTAACCGCTGTGAGTGCGTGTAAATCGTCGCCCTGCCCGGCTTGCAGAATCCCACCAGCGTCAGGTTGCAGCGTTCTGCCACTTCCACCGCCAGCGTCGTTGCCGCTGAGACCGCAAACAGAATTTCCACGCCGCACATGGCGGCTTTCTGCACCATCTCGTAGCTGGCGCGGCTGGAAACGAGCGCCGCCCCCTGCTGCCAGACGTCACTTTCACGCGCGCGGCGACCGAGCAGCTTGTCCAGCGCCACGTGGCGGCCCACGTCTTCATGACCACCGATAATGTCGCCCGATGGCAGAACCCACGCCGCCGCGTGCGTACAGCCGCTCAGCTGACCGATGGGCTGTACATCGTTGAGGTGTTCCAGTGCTTTATCGAGGTTGGCGAGATTAAACGTCTGGGTAAACGGCAGTGGCGTAACGGGCTTGCCGATATCGTTGAGCTGCTCAACACCACACACGCCGCAGCCGGTGCGTCCAGCCAGCGCGCGTCGACGCTCTTTCAGCCCCATAAAGCGGCGGCTGGAGAGCTCAATTTGCACTTCAAGGCCGTTACACGCCTTCACCACGTCCATGCCGTAGATCTCCTGCGGATGGTCGATGATGCCTTCCGAGAGGGAAAAACCGATGGCGAACAGCTCAAGATCTTTCGGCGAAGCCATCATCACCACGTGCGAAATGCCGTTGTAAACCAGGGCAACGGGCACCTCTTCCGCCAGAAAATCGGGCATGGCATGGGTAATGTGGGGCGGTCTGTGTACCACCCGTTCCACAACGCCTGCAGGCAGTGGTGACGGGTGGGTAGCACGGTTTTGTTTAGACACGACGGTATTCCTGAACAACCACGGAGGTGAGCCTGCTATTGCATCACAAACAACAGGGCTTACGCATAGTATGGATCAACTTTTCAGCATCAAGTTTACCTACTCACTTGTGAGAGGTACAACAAAACGCATGCTACACCCCTTTAACAAGCGGGGTTAATAATGTGATTGATATCACACTTTATAGTCAACAGGGTGATAATACGTTCACTTTGTTTTAACGCCATTGGAACAGTCGTACCGACATTGTGGTATTCTGGTGATATCCCTCGTGGAAATGAGGGATTAACGCAAATTTTTCTCCTTTGCGGTCAATTCTCAACCGCGAAGTTAAAACACCATATGTAAGCAATGTCGAAACAAGGAGTGACCCATGCAGGTCAGCAGAAGGCAGTTCTTTAAGATCTGCGCTGGCGGTATGGCAGGCACCACGGCAGCGGCACTGGGCTTTGCGCCCGGCGTAGCGCTGGCGGAAACGCGGCAGTATAAACTGCTGCGCACCCGTGAAACCCGTAATACCTGTACGTACTGCTCTGTCGGTTGCGGGCTGTTAATGTATAGCCTCGGCGACGGTGCTAAAAACGCCAAAGCGTCTATTTTCCATATCGAAGGCGACCCGGATCACCCGGTCAACCGCGGCGCATTGTGCCCGAAAGGGGCCGGTCTGGTGGACTTTATCCACTCCGAAAGCCGTCTCAAATTCCCTGAATACCGCGCGCCTGGCTCCGACAAATGGCAGCAAATCAGCTGGGAAGAGGCGTTCGACCGCATCGCAAAACATATTAAAGAAGACCGCGATGCCAACTTTGTTGAGAAGAACGCCGACGGCGTCACGGTCAACCGCTGGCTCTCCACCGGGATGCTGTGTGCCTCTGCTTCCAGCAACGAAACCGGTTATTTAACCCAGAAATTTACGCGTGCACTCGGTATGCTCGCGGTCGACAACCAGGCGCGTGTCTGACACGGACCAACGGTAGCAAGTCTTGCTCCAACATTTGGTCGCGGTGCGATGACCAACCACTGGGTCGACATCAAGAACGCCAACCTCATTGTGGTGATGGGCGGTAACGCCGCTGAAGCGCACCCTGTTGGGTTCCGCTGGGCGATGGAAGCCAAAATCCACAACGGTGCGAAACTGATTGTGATCGATCCCCGCTTTACGCGTACGGCGTCAGTGGCGGATTTCTACACCCCTATTCGTTCAGGTACTGACATCACTTTCCTGTCAGGCGTATTGCTGTACCTGATGACCAACGAAAAATACAACCGCGAATACACCGAAGCCTATACCAACGCCAGCCTGATCGTGCGTGAGGATTACCACTTCGAAGATGGCCTGTTCAGCGGTTACGACGCTGAAAAACGCAAGTACGACAAAACCAGCTGGAACTACGAGCTGGATGAAAAAGGCTTTGCGAAGCGCGACACCACCCTGCAGCACCCGCGCTGCGTGTGGAACCTGCTGAAAGAGCACGTCTCCCGCTACACGCCGGAGGTTGTCGAAAACATCTGCGGGACGCCGAAGGCGGACTTCCTGAAGGTGTGCGAGCTGATCGCAGAGACCAGCGCCAAAGACAAAACCGCGTCGTTCCTGTACGCCCTCGGCTGGACGCAGCACTCCATCGGCGCGCAGAACATCCGTACCATGGCGATGGTGCAGCTCCTGCTCGGCAACATGGGTATGGCAGGCGGCGGCGTGAACGCCCTGCGCGGTCACTCTAACATTCAGGGTCTGACCGACCTCGGCCTGCTGTCGCAAAGCCTGACGGGTTATATGAACCTGCCGAGTGAGAAACAGACCGACCTGCAAACCTACCTGGCGGCCAGCACGCCAAAACCGTTACTCGAAGGCCAGGTGAACTACTGGGGCAACTATCCGAAGTTCTTCGTCTCGCTGATGAAAGCCTTCTACGGCGACAAAGCGACGGCGGAAAACAGCTGGGGCTTTGACTGGCTGCCGAAGTGGGACAAAGGCTACGACGTTCTGCAGTATTTCGAGATGATGCACCAGGGCAAAGTGAACGGCTATCTGTGCCAGGGCTTCAACCCGGTTGCCTCGTTCCCGAACAAGAACAAGGTTGTTGAGTCGCTGTCGAAGCTGAAGTTCCTGGTGACGATTGACCCACTCAACACCGAGACCTCAACCTTCTGGCAGAACCACGGTGAATCGAACGACGTCGATCCATCGAAGATTCAGACCGAAGTGTTCCGTCTGCCGTCTACCTGCTTCGCGGAAGAGAACGGTTCTATCGTCAACTCCGGACGCTGGCTGCAGTGGCACTGGAAAGGCGCGGACGCCCCGGGCATCGCCATGAACGACGGCGAGATCCTGGCCGGTATCTTCTTACGCCTGCGTAAGATGTATGCAGCAGAAGGCGGCGCGAACCCTGAGCCTGTGCTGAAC includes:
- a CDS encoding fimbria/pilus chaperone family protein, with amino-acid sequence MLLLTRTLICACLLASFNILAAGMVPETSLLIVKEDEQGASMDVKNTDGDAQLLYTKLIDLPDDPKPGLIVTQPVVRVDAGKTQRVRFVLKSSVEPLKVEHLKRVIFTAIPQREKNKVKVSFSQNLPVIIRPAGLAVNLEPWKDLTWQISNGNVTVENKTPYVVRMEQKAKLIPSGSFVAFPKTYILPGEKITASFKGKVTSLEKQIEIYPATRYGYKAQSYIAELK
- a CDS encoding DUF1120 domain-containing protein; the protein is MNAMFKKGLLASVLAVTASSAMAASSVDIRVTGKIVPASCTPTFTSGGGIADFGTIKVASLNDTTMTALPDLKTIPITITCEEATRIGVTFNDAHADSAPTATLPIAYPDTDFALQVKFTSGLGMYNDKKIGAYSMGIQKDAGTVTNDKGENLYPIFATDASATSGWGDKSGSHYLQVVTDKSETYSFTNVSNGTSPVAQKQVNFTVGIMAQINPTNDLHVTDEATLDGLTNVELVYL
- a CDS encoding DUF1471 domain-containing protein, whose protein sequence is MKSIKTFVAVIALAASFGSFAAQTVTASASTLDGAEAKIAAQAQEAGASSYKITQAFSGNRVHMTAELNK
- the fdhD gene encoding formate dehydrogenase accessory sulfurtransferase FdhD → MSKQNRATHPSPLPAGVVERVVHRPPHITHAMPDFLAEEVPVALVYNGISHVVMMASPKDLELFAIGFSLSEGIIDHPQEIYGMDVVKACNGLEVQIELSSRRFMGLKERRRALAGRTGCGVCGVEQLNDIGKPVTPLPFTQTFNLANLDKALEHLNDVQPIGQLSGCTHAAAWVLPSGDIIGGHEDVGRHVALDKLLGRRARESDVWQQGAALVSSRASYEMVQKAAMCGVEILFAVSAATTLAVEVAERCNLTLVGFCKPGRATIYTHSQRLIVDQ
- the fdnG gene encoding formate dehydrogenase-N subunit alpha gives rise to the protein MQVSRRQFFKICAGGMAGTTAAALGFAPGVALAETRQYKLLRTRETRNTCTYCSVGCGLLMYSLGDGAKNAKASIFHIEGDPDHPVNRGALCPKGAGLVDFIHSESRLKFPEYRAPGSDKWQQISWEEAFDRIAKHIKEDRDANFVEKNADGVTVNRWLSTGMLCASASSNETGYLTQKFTRALGMLAVDNQARVUHGPTVASLAPTFGRGAMTNHWVDIKNANLIVVMGGNAAEAHPVGFRWAMEAKIHNGAKLIVIDPRFTRTASVADFYTPIRSGTDITFLSGVLLYLMTNEKYNREYTEAYTNASLIVREDYHFEDGLFSGYDAEKRKYDKTSWNYELDEKGFAKRDTTLQHPRCVWNLLKEHVSRYTPEVVENICGTPKADFLKVCELIAETSAKDKTASFLYALGWTQHSIGAQNIRTMAMVQLLLGNMGMAGGGVNALRGHSNIQGLTDLGLLSQSLTGYMNLPSEKQTDLQTYLAASTPKPLLEGQVNYWGNYPKFFVSLMKAFYGDKATAENSWGFDWLPKWDKGYDVLQYFEMMHQGKVNGYLCQGFNPVASFPNKNKVVESLSKLKFLVTIDPLNTETSTFWQNHGESNDVDPSKIQTEVFRLPSTCFAEENGSIVNSGRWLQWHWKGADAPGIAMNDGEILAGIFLRLRKMYAAEGGANPEPVLNMTWNYSTPENPAPEEVAMESNGKALADVIDPATGTVLAKKGDQLSTFAHLRDDGTTSSGCWIFAGSWTPKGNQMANRDNADPSGLGNTLGWAWAWPLNRRILYNRASADPQGNPWDPKRQLLKWDGAKWGGVDIPDYSTAAPGSDVGPFIMQPEGMGRLFAIDKMAEGPFPEHYEPFETPLGTNPLHPNVVSNPAARIFKGDFEALGKKDKFPYVGTTYRLTEHFHYWTKHALLNAIAQPEQFVEIGEKLANKLGIAHGDTVKVSSNRGYIKAKAVVTKRIRTLNVHGQQVDTIGIPIHWGYEGVAKKGFIANTLTPFVGDANTQTPEFKAFLVNVEKV